One Candidatus Cetobacterium colombiensis genomic window carries:
- the celB gene encoding PTS cellobiose transporter subunit IIC, translated as MNNFMNFMEEKLMPIAAKVGQNRYLNAIKDGFVYTMPFLIIGSFILLMVNLPFTDPNTALYIESYAKFMGEFKGDLVQPFYVSMGIMSLFVSYGIGMSLSNSYALNSTTGGFLSMYAFLLVSAKLDWLPIGQAEGAGVLFLIPDGGWMPIMDARYLDAKGLFTAIFGAIIAIEIFKILVKRKFVIRLPDSVPPAIAKSFELLIPIVFVTIIFHTINLLVINSMDIMVPEIILKTFAPLLNMSDSLLSLIIILIIIHLFWFAGLHGTNIVVAIVNSITLSNLAANQAALQAGEALPKIFAGGFVDSFIFMGGVGTTLGLTLAMIRSNNAHIKSIGKLSLLPAIFNINEPIMFGTPIVMNPLLFIPFITVPIINGSIAWFATKYGLVSKIVTLVPWTTPGPLAALLATNFDISAAILSLALVLLAYFIYTPFLKLYTNSLNESEV; from the coding sequence ATGAATAATTTTATGAATTTCATGGAAGAGAAGTTGATGCCTATAGCAGCTAAGGTTGGACAAAATAGGTATTTAAATGCAATCAAAGATGGATTTGTTTATACAATGCCATTTTTGATTATTGGATCTTTTATTCTTTTAATGGTTAATTTACCATTTACAGACCCAAATACTGCTTTATATATTGAATCATATGCAAAATTTATGGGAGAATTTAAAGGTGATTTAGTACAACCTTTTTATGTAAGTATGGGAATAATGTCACTGTTTGTTTCTTATGGAATTGGAATGTCTTTATCTAATAGCTATGCTTTAAATAGTACAACTGGTGGATTTTTATCAATGTATGCATTTTTACTGGTATCTGCTAAATTAGACTGGTTACCAATAGGTCAAGCTGAAGGTGCAGGAGTATTATTTTTAATTCCAGACGGTGGTTGGATGCCGATAATGGATGCTAGGTATTTAGATGCAAAAGGATTATTTACAGCTATTTTCGGTGCAATAATTGCGATTGAAATATTTAAAATTTTAGTAAAGAGAAAGTTTGTTATTAGACTTCCAGATTCAGTGCCACCAGCAATAGCTAAATCGTTTGAACTTTTAATTCCTATAGTTTTTGTTACAATTATATTTCATACAATTAACCTTTTAGTTATAAATAGTATGGATATTATGGTTCCAGAAATTATTTTAAAAACTTTTGCACCATTATTAAATATGTCAGATTCATTATTATCTTTAATTATTATACTTATAATAATTCATTTATTTTGGTTTGCAGGATTACATGGAACAAATATAGTTGTAGCAATTGTAAATTCGATAACTTTATCAAATCTTGCAGCAAATCAAGCTGCTTTACAAGCAGGAGAAGCATTACCAAAAATTTTTGCAGGAGGATTTGTGGATTCATTCATTTTCATGGGAGGAGTTGGAACTACTTTAGGTTTAACTTTAGCCATGATTAGAAGTAATAATGCTCATATAAAATCAATAGGAAAATTATCTTTATTGCCAGCTATTTTTAATATCAATGAGCCAATAATGTTTGGAACACCAATCGTTATGAATCCACTACTATTTATTCCGTTTATAACGGTTCCTATTATTAATGGAAGTATAGCGTGGTTTGCTACAAAATATGGATTAGTTTCAAAAATTGTAACACTTGTTCCTTGGACAACTCCAGGACCATTGGCAGCATTATTAGCAACTAATTTTGATATTTCGGCAGCAATTCTAAGTTTAGCTTTAGTATTACTTGCATATTTTATATATACACCATTCTTAAAATTATATACTAATTCATTAAACGAAAGTGAGGTTTAA
- a CDS encoding AAA family ATPase, translating to MIFEKKINLTFNKKNKISTAYINIPLKGIKIMGEPKHLNLVYGKKDNEIILRKGDEGQPLIIQANGNTKLYRFTLDKDIIEKIGYKKNQLVKIDITTEQMKISFNQEERMSRIVSIINFKGGVGKTTTTHCIGSGLTLQNKKVLLIDTDPQASLTFTALSETPKLTIKDILVDQKNINDVIIETENFDLIPSNLILNLAERQLNSKFGTEKLLKKALNKLEKTYDYIIIDCPPSMNLFTINALYASDYVLIPCETELLALDGLNLLIQTLEQTEEELDVKIKNTLVLPTKLDKRKKVSKEIYEHLKENFKTTETTIRTCSKLNLLGLNKDSIYQIDSSCTATIDYKNLVGEIIKWDC from the coding sequence ATGATTTTTGAAAAAAAAATAAATTTAACATTTAATAAGAAAAATAAAATATCAACAGCATATATTAATATTCCTTTAAAAGGGATAAAAATAATGGGAGAACCTAAACATTTAAATCTAGTTTATGGTAAAAAAGATAATGAAATTATATTAAGAAAAGGGGATGAAGGTCAACCATTAATAATTCAAGCAAATGGGAACACAAAGCTTTATAGATTTACTTTAGATAAAGATATAATTGAAAAAATTGGATATAAAAAAAATCAATTAGTAAAAATAGATATAACCACAGAGCAGATGAAAATAAGTTTTAATCAGGAGGAGAGAATGTCTAGAATAGTTTCGATTATTAATTTTAAAGGTGGAGTTGGAAAAACAACAACAACACATTGCATAGGTTCAGGTTTAACGTTACAAAATAAAAAAGTATTATTGATAGATACAGATCCACAAGCAAGTTTAACATTTACAGCATTAAGTGAAACACCTAAATTAACAATAAAAGATATATTAGTAGATCAAAAAAATATTAATGATGTAATAATAGAAACAGAAAATTTTGATCTTATTCCTTCTAATTTAATTTTAAATTTGGCAGAAAGACAATTAAATTCAAAATTTGGAACAGAAAAATTATTAAAGAAAGCTTTAAATAAATTAGAAAAAACTTATGATTATATAATAATAGATTGCCCACCAAGTATGAATTTGTTTACAATTAATGCATTATATGCATCCGATTATGTTTTAATTCCTTGTGAAACTGAACTTTTAGCATTAGATGGATTAAATCTTTTAATTCAAACATTAGAACAAACGGAGGAAGAATTAGATGTAAAAATAAAAAATACACTAGTTTTACCAACAAAATTGGATAAAAGAAAAAAGGTTAGTAAAGAAATTTATGAACATTTAAAAGAAAACTTTAAAACAACTGAAACGACAATAAGAACTTGTTCAAAGTTAAATTTATTAGGACTAAATAAAGATTCTATTTATCAGATAGATTCATCATGTACAGCAACAATAGACTATAAAAATTTAGTGGGGGAGATTATAAAGTGGGATTGTTAG
- a CDS encoding glycoside hydrolase family 38 N-terminal domain-containing protein gives MKKVHVYANTHWDYEWYFTANESIIQLIYHMDEVIEALETDKLSYYFLDGQVSILEEYLKYVPKNLETIKKLVREKKLLIGPWFTQTDELIISGESIVRNLFYGIKTSLEFGNYMNVGYLPDSFGQSQDLPKILNGFNIKNFIFWRGLSKDVCSDREFLWSSDDGSEVLTYNIKNGYYYGGNIIYNDDIKTVEKNFLDGVSKENILLSVGGDQRYVDFNLKDRIKFYNAKTDKDILYVESNCEDFFKELRKENDFRKVTGEFLSPSNSKIHRSIYSSRYDHKYLNDKIERKLIYHLEPLMVMGQSLGLVPKVDMLEQIWKKLLLNHAHDSACGCNSDKTNRSISSRLIDVDQLSYSAYDYIIKKICESIEDKKENDVFIFNTLPYRRENPIKLEISTKSENFILQNSNGKNIKYDVISKEKVYRGSIKRTEGEHNPDLYYYITKIYVNYQLTPFSLEKITVNEIENIKTNEKRLTQDKFIEDSFYKIYFENETITIFDKKNNNIIKNAIYLEDDGDDGDTYDYSPPILDKKIKHYFKEQTSIFFNESLVKTLKINNCFKIPLDLKNRENEILNEEINYELTIELNNSGNIITHLTLENTAFDHRMRAVINADVLSLNSIADTPFGTIERLNKPEHLDDWKEIGWKEEPSPIYPFLNFVSLKNKEKSAIVMSKGIKEYEILENNHIALTLFRSVGFLGKPDLIRRPGIASGQEFKYIETPDSQLMKKMTFKFAIRFDKQFDARLIKEEYQKYSTSLPYYQVQNLNLFTNTLKYFVMHPLKEKLKSFENLIDFSVSKLSLSSIFPVDEKSYGLRVVNLNSEEVDGSLKINFGKYYEIINMLNEKIGVKQEIKNSKINISNVKKGEIINIKIYI, from the coding sequence ATGAAAAAAGTTCACGTTTATGCAAATACTCATTGGGATTATGAGTGGTATTTTACAGCCAATGAATCAATTATACAACTTATCTATCATATGGATGAAGTAATCGAAGCTTTAGAAACAGATAAACTCAGTTATTATTTTTTAGATGGTCAAGTAAGTATTTTAGAAGAGTATTTAAAATATGTTCCTAAAAATCTAGAGACAATAAAAAAGTTAGTAAGGGAAAAAAAATTATTAATTGGACCTTGGTTTACTCAGACAGATGAATTAATTATTTCAGGGGAATCTATTGTTAGAAATTTATTTTATGGAATAAAAACTTCTTTAGAATTTGGAAATTACATGAATGTAGGTTATCTTCCAGATTCTTTTGGTCAAAGTCAAGATTTACCTAAGATTTTAAATGGGTTTAATATAAAAAACTTTATCTTTTGGAGGGGACTCTCTAAAGATGTTTGTTCAGATAGAGAATTTTTATGGAGTTCTGATGATGGTAGCGAAGTTTTAACATATAATATAAAAAATGGATATTATTATGGTGGAAATATTATTTATAATGATGATATAAAAACTGTAGAAAAAAACTTTTTAGATGGAGTTTCTAAAGAAAATATTCTTCTTTCAGTTGGTGGAGATCAAAGGTATGTAGATTTTAATTTAAAAGATAGAATAAAATTTTATAATGCTAAAACTGATAAAGATATTTTATATGTAGAAAGTAACTGTGAAGATTTTTTTAAAGAACTTAGAAAAGAAAATGATTTTAGAAAAGTTACAGGGGAATTTTTATCTCCATCAAATTCAAAAATTCATCGTTCAATTTATTCGTCTAGATATGACCACAAATATTTAAACGACAAAATTGAAAGAAAATTAATTTATCATTTAGAACCTCTTATGGTTATGGGGCAATCGTTAGGTTTAGTTCCTAAGGTAGATATGTTAGAACAAATTTGGAAGAAATTACTCTTGAATCACGCTCACGATAGCGCTTGTGGTTGTAATAGTGATAAGACTAATAGAAGTATTTCTTCAAGATTAATTGATGTGGATCAACTTTCTTATTCTGCTTATGATTATATTATAAAGAAAATTTGTGAATCTATTGAAGATAAAAAAGAAAATGATGTATTCATATTCAATACCTTACCTTATAGAAGAGAAAATCCTATAAAATTGGAGATATCAACAAAATCAGAAAACTTTATTTTACAAAACTCTAATGGTAAGAATATAAAATATGATGTAATATCAAAGGAGAAAGTCTATAGAGGAAGCATAAAAAGAACTGAAGGTGAGCACAATCCAGATTTATATTATTATATAACTAAAATTTATGTAAATTATCAATTAACTCCTTTTTCTTTGGAAAAGATAACGGTTAATGAGATTGAGAATATTAAAACAAATGAAAAGAGATTAACTCAAGATAAATTCATAGAAGATTCTTTTTATAAAATTTATTTTGAGAATGAAACAATTACAATTTTCGATAAGAAAAATAATAATATAATAAAAAATGCAATATATTTAGAAGATGATGGGGATGACGGAGATACTTACGATTATTCACCACCAATTTTAGATAAAAAAATTAAGCATTATTTTAAAGAACAAACTTCAATATTTTTTAATGAGTCTCTTGTAAAAACTCTAAAGATAAATAATTGTTTTAAAATTCCTTTAGATTTAAAAAATAGAGAAAATGAAATTTTGAATGAAGAAATTAATTATGAACTAACTATTGAATTAAATAATTCTGGAAATATAATAACTCATTTAACACTTGAAAATACAGCGTTTGATCATAGAATGAGAGCAGTTATAAATGCAGATGTATTATCTTTAAATTCAATAGCAGATACACCTTTTGGAACTATTGAAAGGTTAAACAAACCAGAACATTTAGATGATTGGAAAGAAATAGGTTGGAAAGAGGAGCCGTCTCCAATATATCCATTTTTAAATTTTGTTTCTCTAAAAAATAAAGAAAAATCAGCAATAGTAATGTCAAAAGGAATAAAAGAGTATGAAATTTTAGAAAATAATCATATTGCTTTAACTTTATTTAGAAGTGTAGGATTTTTAGGTAAACCAGATTTAATAAGAAGACCTGGAATAGCTTCAGGACAAGAATTTAAGTATATTGAAACTCCAGATAGTCAGTTGATGAAAAAAATGACATTTAAATTTGCAATTAGATTTGATAAGCAATTCGATGCAAGATTAATAAAGGAAGAATATCAAAAATATTCAACATCATTACCTTATTATCAAGTTCAAAACTTAAATCTTTTCACAAATACTTTAAAGTATTTTGTGATGCATCCATTAAAAGAGAAATTAAAATCATTTGAAAATTTGATAGACTTTTCAGTATCTAAATTATCATTATCATCTATATTTCCAGTAGATGAAAAAAGTTATGGTTTAAGAGTTGTAAATTTAAATTCAGAGGAAGTTGATGGATCTTTAAAAATAAATTTTGGAAAATATTATGAAATTATTAATATGTTAAATGAAAAAATTGGAGTAAAACAAGAAATTAAAAACTCTAAAATTAATATAAGTAATGTAAAGAAAGGGGAAATTATAAACATAAAGATTTATATTTAA
- a CDS encoding ROK family protein, whose amino-acid sequence MKNYLVFDLGGTYIKHGILSADGKILENSKFKTPTSLEELYKSISKIKEESKYQVSGIALSCPGAVNSKTGFIGGVSALPYIHGPNIKRELEELLDLEVHLENDANCAALAEVWLGEAKNNSDVVFIVIGTGVGGAIVKEKKIHKGKNLHAGEFGIMYFESEIGVPGTWGTVSIGQLTKRISEKLGRDIEGIELFNLVEKAKDDFLQKEIEKWYADLAKGILTIQYVYDPEKIIIGGGISSNQLIMNKIQKKVDELVEKLNVATIYPEVKACKFNNNSNLIGALYNFLYD is encoded by the coding sequence ATGAAAAATTATTTAGTTTTTGATTTAGGTGGAACTTATATAAAACATGGAATTTTATCTGCAGATGGAAAAATACTTGAAAACTCTAAATTTAAAACACCAACAAGTTTAGAAGAGTTATATAAAAGTATTTCTAAGATAAAAGAAGAATCTAAATACCAAGTTTCAGGTATAGCTTTAAGTTGTCCAGGAGCAGTAAATAGTAAAACTGGATTTATAGGTGGTGTTAGTGCACTGCCTTATATACATGGACCTAATATAAAAAGAGAATTAGAAGAATTATTAGATTTAGAAGTTCATCTTGAGAATGATGCTAATTGCGCAGCTCTTGCAGAAGTTTGGTTAGGAGAAGCGAAAAATAACTCTGATGTTGTTTTTATTGTAATAGGAACAGGAGTAGGTGGAGCAATAGTTAAAGAAAAAAAAATACATAAAGGAAAAAATTTACATGCAGGTGAATTTGGAATAATGTATTTTGAAAGTGAAATAGGAGTTCCTGGAACATGGGGAACAGTTTCTATAGGTCAATTAACTAAAAGAATTTCTGAAAAATTAGGAAGAGATATTGAAGGAATAGAATTGTTTAATCTTGTAGAAAAGGCAAAAGATGATTTTTTACAAAAAGAAATTGAAAAGTGGTATGCCGATTTAGCCAAGGGAATCTTAACTATTCAATATGTTTATGATCCAGAAAAAATTATAATTGGTGGTGGAATTAGTTCAAATCAATTAATAATGAATAAAATTCAGAAAAAAGTAGATGAACTTGTTGAAAAATTAAATGTTGCAACAATTTATCCGGAAGTTAAGGCATGTAAATTTAATAATAATTCAAATTTAATAGGTGCTTTATATAATTTTTTATACGATTAA
- a CDS encoding glycoside hydrolase family 1 protein has product MIKFKDDFYFGSASSATQSEGAWNEDGKGKNIWDYWYETESFRFHNGIGPYETSTFYKNYKDDIKLLKETGHNSFRFSISWSRLIPNGFGEVNQKAIEFYNNVIDELLANGVEPFINLFHFDMPMCMQEIGGWENREVVNHFANFAKVCFINFGDRVKRWFTFNEPIVHVECGYLLGYHYPYKVDPKGAVQVGYHTALASALSIKNYKELNQDGKIGIVLNLSPCYPRSENEWDLKASVIADLFANKSFLDPAVKGHFPEELVEIIKKHDLMPVYTEEDLKIIEENTVDYLGVNYYQPRRVAARASLPNPDAPFMPEYYYDHYIMPGRKINPHRGWEIFEKGIYDIALNIRDNYENIEWLITENGMGVEGEEKFLVDGIIQDDYRIDFYKDHLRWLHKGIEEGSNCIGYHVWTFIDNWSWLNAYKNRYGLVSLDLDTQKRTIKKSGKWYKELSQKKGF; this is encoded by the coding sequence ATGATAAAATTTAAAGATGATTTTTATTTTGGAAGTGCTTCTTCAGCAACTCAAAGTGAAGGTGCTTGGAATGAAGATGGAAAAGGAAAAAACATATGGGATTATTGGTATGAAACTGAAAGTTTTAGATTTCATAATGGAATAGGTCCTTATGAAACATCGACTTTTTATAAAAATTATAAAGATGATATAAAATTATTAAAAGAAACAGGACATAATTCATTTAGATTTTCTATCAGTTGGTCAAGGTTAATACCAAATGGTTTTGGTGAGGTTAATCAAAAAGCTATTGAGTTTTATAATAATGTAATAGATGAATTATTAGCGAACGGTGTAGAACCTTTTATAAATTTATTTCACTTTGATATGCCTATGTGTATGCAAGAGATAGGAGGTTGGGAAAATAGAGAAGTTGTAAATCATTTTGCTAATTTTGCCAAGGTATGTTTTATTAATTTTGGAGATAGAGTAAAAAGATGGTTTACTTTTAATGAACCTATTGTTCATGTTGAATGTGGATATTTATTAGGATATCATTATCCATATAAAGTTGATCCGAAGGGTGCAGTTCAAGTAGGTTATCATACCGCTTTAGCAAGCGCTTTATCTATAAAAAATTATAAAGAATTAAACCAAGATGGAAAAATAGGAATAGTATTAAATCTTTCCCCTTGTTATCCTAGAAGTGAAAATGAATGGGATTTAAAAGCTTCAGTTATAGCAGATTTATTTGCTAATAAAAGTTTTTTAGATCCAGCAGTGAAAGGTCATTTTCCAGAAGAGCTTGTTGAAATTATAAAAAAACATGATTTAATGCCTGTTTATACAGAAGAAGATTTAAAAATAATAGAAGAAAATACTGTAGATTATTTAGGAGTTAATTATTATCAACCTAGAAGAGTTGCTGCAAGGGCATCTCTTCCGAATCCAGATGCTCCATTTATGCCAGAATATTATTATGATCACTATATTATGCCAGGAAGAAAAATAAATCCACATAGAGGTTGGGAGATTTTTGAAAAAGGAATTTATGATATTGCATTAAATATTAGAGATAATTATGAAAATATAGAGTGGTTAATAACAGAGAACGGTATGGGAGTAGAAGGAGAAGAAAAGTTTTTAGTTGATGGTATTATCCAAGATGATTATAGAATTGATTTTTATAAAGATCATTTAAGATGGTTACATAAAGGTATTGAAGAAGGTTCAAATTGTATAGGTTATCATGTATGGACATTTATAGATAATTGGTCTTGGTTAAATGCTTACAAAAATAGATATGGATTAGTATCATTAGATTTAGATACACAAAAAAGAACAATAAAAAAGAGTGGGAAATGGTATAAAGAACTTTCTCAAAAGAAAGGATTTTAA
- a CDS encoding PTS fructose transporter subunit IIABC has translation MNIKNLIDKNLMILDSELTIKEDVIKSLINLLDENEILTSKEGFYNDVMSREKVSPTGLEEGLAIPHAKSNFVKTSKIAVARLKSPIKDWESVDENNKVSLIFLLAIPEKDQGDMYIEILKNLTISFMKEGFIDNLQKASTKEEFIELLSPKEIEDEKIEKKIEVQLDKKIVAVTSCPAGIAHTYMAAEGLLKAGKELNVKISVEKQGALGTEDLLDEKEIEGADIVILAVNRNIEMDRFVGKKLYQVKANEAIKDGKKLILDALENATIFGAKDSKVEKITLGKTENKAVGHIMAGLSYMVPMVIASGIILSIANIFAFQKNELGQIVNWGFDRSTNFGFLMAKMFEIGQIGFKLMIPLFAGFIANSMAGRPAIAAAMIGAYIANDATYLGTQTGGGFISAILVAFLSGYTVNLLKKIKWPKVIQPLLGIMIIPLVSVFLITMIVTFMIGKPIANLMDTLYTTLTYLNDNYTGMPIVIGAIIGAMIGFDFGGPVNKTALIFGAAVFTDTVAKYGIQGANFVPGTAAQAAISVAPLGIWLASRIFKNKFTKQEHISAASAFGMGIVGVTEGAIPFVASNPLQMITASVIGGAVAGGLAGATGCKFYGGIGSPIGTFIGYIEQPVPFITWIACTLAGIITTALIIGFWREKVIESENLEEILI, from the coding sequence ATGAATATCAAAAATTTAATTGATAAAAATCTTATGATTTTAGATTCGGAATTAACAATAAAAGAGGATGTCATAAAAAGTCTTATAAATCTTCTTGATGAAAATGAAATTTTAACTTCAAAAGAAGGGTTTTACAATGATGTTATGTCTAGAGAAAAAGTATCTCCAACAGGATTAGAAGAGGGGTTAGCTATTCCACATGCAAAATCAAATTTTGTTAAAACTTCAAAGATTGCAGTTGCAAGATTAAAAAGTCCTATTAAAGATTGGGAATCTGTAGATGAAAATAATAAGGTTTCATTAATTTTCTTATTAGCTATTCCAGAAAAAGATCAAGGAGATATGTACATTGAAATTTTAAAAAATTTAACAATTTCTTTCATGAAGGAAGGATTTATAGATAATTTACAAAAAGCTTCGACAAAAGAGGAGTTTATAGAGTTACTATCTCCAAAAGAAATAGAAGATGAAAAGATTGAGAAGAAGATAGAAGTACAATTGGATAAAAAAATAGTTGCAGTTACATCTTGTCCAGCAGGAATTGCCCATACGTATATGGCAGCAGAAGGATTACTTAAGGCAGGAAAAGAACTAAATGTAAAAATTTCAGTAGAAAAGCAGGGAGCACTAGGTACTGAAGATTTATTGGATGAAAAAGAAATAGAAGGTGCAGATATAGTTATTCTAGCAGTTAATAGAAATATTGAAATGGATAGATTTGTTGGAAAAAAGCTTTACCAGGTAAAAGCTAATGAGGCTATAAAAGATGGAAAAAAGTTGATTTTAGATGCACTAGAAAATGCAACAATTTTTGGAGCTAAAGACAGTAAAGTTGAAAAAATAACTTTAGGAAAAACAGAAAATAAAGCTGTAGGACATATAATGGCTGGATTATCATATATGGTTCCAATGGTTATAGCTTCTGGAATTATACTATCTATTGCTAATATATTTGCTTTCCAAAAAAATGAGCTTGGACAAATTGTTAACTGGGGATTTGATAGAAGTACTAACTTTGGGTTTTTAATGGCTAAGATGTTTGAGATAGGTCAAATTGGTTTTAAGTTGATGATTCCTTTATTTGCAGGATTTATAGCTAATTCTATGGCAGGAAGACCTGCTATAGCAGCAGCCATGATTGGAGCTTATATTGCTAATGATGCTACTTATTTAGGAACACAAACTGGTGGAGGATTTATATCTGCTATTTTAGTCGCATTTTTATCAGGTTATACTGTAAATCTTTTGAAAAAAATCAAATGGCCAAAAGTTATTCAACCATTATTAGGAATAATGATAATACCATTAGTTTCAGTATTCTTAATAACAATGATTGTAACATTTATGATTGGAAAACCGATAGCAAATTTAATGGATACACTTTATACAACGTTAACTTATTTAAATGATAATTATACAGGAATGCCAATTGTAATAGGTGCAATAATTGGAGCGATGATAGGCTTTGATTTTGGTGGTCCAGTAAATAAAACAGCATTAATTTTTGGAGCAGCAGTATTTACTGATACGGTTGCAAAGTATGGAATTCAGGGAGCTAATTTCGTTCCAGGTACTGCAGCTCAAGCAGCGATTTCAGTTGCCCCTTTAGGGATTTGGTTAGCATCAAGAATCTTTAAAAATAAATTTACTAAACAAGAGCATATATCGGCAGCTTCAGCATTTGGAATGGGAATTGTTGGAGTAACAGAAGGAGCAATCCCATTTGTAGCGTCAAATCCACTTCAAATGATAACAGCATCAGTTATAGGAGGAGCAGTAGCTGGAGGTTTAGCTGGAGCGACTGGTTGTAAATTTTATGGTGGAATTGGCTCGCCAATAGGAACATTTATAGGTTATATAGAGCAACCAGTTCCATTTATAACTTGGATAGCATGTACTCTAGCTGGAATAATAACAACAGCTCTTATAATTGGATTTTGGAGAGAAAAAGTTATAGAATCTGAAAACTTAGAAGAGATTTTAATTTAA